In Corynebacterium aquatimens, one genomic interval encodes:
- the dxr gene encoding 1-deoxy-D-xylulose-5-phosphate reductoisomerase, producing MADNPDQFEVIGIAAAGSDPQAIIAQARELNLSPGAVAVAKPDAAETIAHALGGPVIAGEDSAAQLVREHEADVVLNALVGSLGLASTLATLDTGAMLALANKESLVAGGDVVLAKARATGTEIVPVDSEHSAMAQCLRAGRREEISRFILTASGGPFRGQTREQMWDVTPDQAAKHPTWNMGQMNTLNSATLVNKGLELIEATYLFGISPDIIDVAVHPQSIIHSMITFCDGATIAQASPPSMKMPIAHALAWPRRVAHAQHALDFSGSFASEWTFESLNDENFPAVSLARAAVRAGGTMPAVYNAANEEAAAAFLSGRIHFPQIVDVVAEVLNGADEYATVVGTFEEVVAVEKRARARAHEVLGVLT from the coding sequence ATGGCGGACAACCCCGACCAGTTCGAGGTAATCGGGATCGCGGCGGCAGGCTCCGACCCGCAGGCGATAATCGCGCAGGCCCGCGAGCTGAACCTGAGCCCAGGCGCGGTAGCGGTGGCCAAGCCGGACGCAGCGGAGACCATTGCGCACGCCCTCGGCGGCCCAGTCATCGCGGGGGAGGATTCCGCCGCCCAGCTGGTCCGCGAGCATGAGGCCGACGTGGTCCTCAACGCCCTCGTCGGATCCTTGGGTCTTGCGTCGACACTTGCGACGCTGGACACCGGCGCGATGCTCGCGCTGGCTAACAAGGAGTCGCTGGTAGCCGGCGGTGACGTCGTTCTGGCCAAGGCTCGGGCCACCGGCACTGAGATCGTGCCCGTCGATTCGGAGCACTCAGCCATGGCGCAGTGTCTGCGCGCCGGACGCCGCGAGGAAATCTCCCGCTTCATCCTGACGGCCTCAGGCGGTCCGTTCCGCGGCCAGACCCGCGAGCAAATGTGGGACGTCACGCCAGACCAAGCCGCCAAGCACCCAACGTGGAACATGGGCCAGATGAACACCCTCAACTCCGCGACGCTGGTCAACAAGGGGCTCGAGCTCATCGAGGCCACGTACCTCTTCGGTATCTCGCCCGACATCATTGACGTTGCGGTTCACCCGCAATCCATCATCCACTCGATGATCACGTTCTGCGATGGCGCCACCATCGCGCAAGCATCCCCGCCGTCGATGAAGATGCCCATCGCCCATGCGCTCGCGTGGCCGCGCCGCGTCGCGCACGCTCAGCACGCGCTCGACTTTTCCGGATCGTTCGCTTCGGAGTGGACGTTCGAGTCGCTTAACGACGAAAACTTCCCCGCCGTCTCCCTCGCCCGCGCAGCCGTGCGCGCAGGTGGGACGATGCCGGCGGTGTACAACGCCGCTAATGAAGAAGCCGCGGCCGCTTTCCTGTCTGGCCGGATTCACTTCCCGCAGATCGTTGATGTCGTGGCAGAAGTCCTAAATGGCGCCGATGAATACGCCACGGTGGTGGGCACGTTTGAGGAAGTGGTGGCCGTCGAGAAGCGTGCTCGTGCTCGAGCGCACGAAGTGCTGGGGGTGTTGACCTAG
- a CDS encoding M50 family metallopeptidase yields the protein MGMFILGLVLFALGITASIALHEAGHMLTAKAFGMRVRRFFVGFGPPLVSKKVGETTYGIAAVPLGGFCEIAGMTGQDELTAEEEPRAMWRKPAWQRVVVMCGGIIMNLLLGILIMYLLAVTAGIPNPYADRSAKVGEVTCTADQIAADKLADCTGEGPAGAAGVRPGDTIVGIDGHEVATFLDVREYVLERPGQTVAVTIERNGARRTYDIPVDTVRRIGADGRTYDAGALGVTSAPITDAMKRFGPAEAVPATLRVSGDMLWASVKGLASFPAKIPGVVTAIFGGERDAEGPISVVGASVAGGELAKRSMWAVFFSLLASLNFFLALFNLVPLPPLDGGHIAVIAYEKLRNFFRRLRGLPAGGPVNYQALMPLTYAMAALLFGVGLLVIVADVVNPVRLF from the coding sequence ATGGGCATGTTCATTCTCGGGCTGGTGCTTTTTGCGCTCGGCATTACTGCGTCGATCGCGCTGCATGAGGCAGGGCACATGCTCACCGCGAAGGCGTTTGGGATGCGTGTGCGGCGCTTCTTCGTGGGGTTTGGGCCGCCGCTGGTGTCGAAGAAGGTGGGGGAGACCACCTACGGTATCGCCGCGGTGCCGCTCGGTGGCTTCTGCGAGATCGCGGGCATGACCGGCCAGGACGAGCTCACCGCGGAGGAAGAGCCTCGCGCGATGTGGCGCAAGCCCGCGTGGCAGCGCGTGGTCGTGATGTGCGGCGGGATCATCATGAACCTCCTGCTGGGCATTTTGATCATGTACTTGCTGGCGGTGACCGCTGGGATCCCGAACCCGTATGCGGACCGTTCCGCGAAGGTCGGTGAGGTGACGTGCACCGCCGACCAGATCGCGGCCGACAAGCTGGCGGACTGCACCGGGGAAGGCCCCGCTGGCGCGGCGGGTGTGCGGCCGGGGGACACGATCGTGGGGATCGACGGCCATGAGGTGGCGACATTCCTCGATGTGCGTGAGTACGTTCTTGAGCGGCCCGGGCAGACCGTCGCCGTGACGATTGAGCGCAACGGTGCGCGGCGGACGTACGACATCCCGGTCGATACGGTGCGCCGCATTGGCGCCGACGGTCGCACCTACGACGCGGGTGCCCTCGGCGTGACCAGCGCACCGATTACGGACGCAATGAAACGCTTCGGCCCCGCCGAGGCAGTGCCGGCGACCCTGCGGGTCAGCGGCGACATGCTGTGGGCCAGCGTGAAGGGGCTTGCATCGTTCCCCGCGAAGATCCCCGGCGTGGTCACAGCGATCTTCGGCGGCGAACGTGACGCGGAGGGGCCGATCAGCGTCGTCGGCGCGTCGGTCGCGGGCGGCGAGCTTGCCAAACGCAGCATGTGGGCCGTGTTCTTCTCGCTGCTGGCGTCGCTGAATTTCTTTTTAGCGCTGTTCAATCTCGTGCCGCTTCCGCCACTCGACGGTGGGCACATCGCGGTCATCGCCTACGAAAAGCTCCGCAACTTTTTCCGGCGGCTGCGTGGCCTGCCCGCCGGGGGGCCGGTGAACTACCAGGCCCTGATGCCCCTGACCTACGCCATGGCCGCGTTGTTGTTCGGCGTTGGCCTCCTAGTGATCGTCGCGGACGTGGTCAACCCGGTCCGGCTCTTCTAA
- the ispG gene encoding flavodoxin-dependent (E)-4-hydroxy-3-methylbut-2-enyl-diphosphate synthase, producing the protein MSQPIGLGIPEGPPPVLAPRRKTRQLFVGGVGVGSDHPITVQSMTTTKTHDINGTLQQIAQLATAGCDIVRVACPKTVDAEALPAIAAKSPIPVIADIHFQPKYIFAAIDAGCAAVRVNPGNIKEFDGRVKEVAQAASDAGIPIRIGVNGGSLDKRLLEKYGKATPEALVESALWEASLFEEHGYGDIAISVKHSDPVLMVEAYRQLAAQCDYPLHLGVTEAGPKFMGTIKSSVAFGALLAEGIGDTIRVSLSADPVEEIKVGDQILQSLNLRPRKLEIVSCPSCGRAQVDVYSLAEEVTAGLEGMEYPLRVAVMGCVVNGPGEARDADLGVASGNGKGQIFVKGEVVETVPESKIVETLIAHAMRIAEEEGLEEIAGAKAEVKVTR; encoded by the coding sequence ATGAGTCAACCGATCGGTTTGGGCATCCCAGAAGGCCCGCCACCTGTTCTCGCACCGCGCCGGAAGACCCGGCAGTTGTTCGTCGGAGGAGTCGGGGTTGGGTCCGATCACCCGATCACGGTGCAGTCGATGACCACCACCAAGACCCACGACATCAACGGCACCTTGCAGCAGATCGCTCAGCTGGCCACCGCAGGCTGCGACATCGTGCGCGTCGCGTGCCCCAAGACCGTCGACGCGGAGGCACTGCCCGCGATCGCCGCCAAGAGCCCGATTCCGGTCATCGCGGACATTCACTTCCAACCGAAGTACATCTTCGCGGCTATCGACGCCGGCTGCGCCGCCGTGCGCGTGAACCCCGGCAACATCAAGGAGTTCGACGGCCGCGTGAAAGAGGTCGCTCAGGCGGCGAGCGATGCGGGGATCCCCATCCGCATCGGCGTCAACGGCGGATCCCTGGACAAGCGCCTGCTGGAGAAATACGGAAAGGCAACGCCGGAAGCGCTCGTCGAGTCCGCGCTGTGGGAAGCCAGCCTGTTCGAAGAACACGGCTACGGCGACATCGCGATTTCGGTGAAGCACTCCGATCCTGTCCTCATGGTCGAGGCGTACCGCCAGCTGGCCGCGCAGTGTGATTACCCGCTCCACCTGGGCGTCACGGAGGCCGGCCCGAAGTTCATGGGCACCATCAAGTCGTCCGTGGCGTTCGGCGCCCTGCTTGCGGAAGGCATCGGCGACACGATCCGCGTTTCGCTGTCCGCGGACCCCGTTGAGGAAATCAAGGTCGGCGACCAGATCCTCCAGTCGCTGAACCTGCGCCCGCGCAAGCTCGAGATCGTGTCCTGCCCGTCGTGCGGCCGAGCTCAGGTGGACGTGTACTCGCTCGCCGAAGAGGTCACCGCTGGCCTCGAGGGCATGGAGTACCCGCTGCGCGTCGCGGTCATGGGCTGCGTCGTCAACGGTCCCGGTGAGGCCCGCGATGCCGACCTTGGCGTCGCGTCGGGCAACGGTAAGGGCCAGATCTTCGTGAAGGGCGAGGTCGTGGAGACCGTGCCGGAGTCGAAGATCGTGGAGACGCTCATCGCCCACGCCATGCGCATCGCCGAAGAAGAGGGTCTCGAGGAAATCGCCGGGGCCAAGGCGGAAGTCAAGGTCACCAGGTAA
- a CDS encoding penicillin-binding transpeptidase domain-containing protein produces the protein MGTRLAALLSILALAFTATACTPKPKSAEPTAQDFLEALSQFDVDTLASLVDDPTRARESANATIAGMQADGLTTTLKSVTQQENLATAAYTLDWKLPRERHVSFDATMTLTQSNGQWTVRWQPSILHPRLGVNQHLELRAIPAAQASVVSSDGVALLKPGIAYRVLVDKNAIGNATGAANAIAAALEEAHAQDKTVPTVNAQDLAQEISKAEGTYSVAVVPVGAKAIVEKQLGSIAGVRLNEEAAMVNADPTFAPDIMARVGQVVGEDLTGDAGWKIAIVNAEGNEFEDVHRAEPNPSPAIGISLSHRVQIAAEKALEPIDDRKAMIVAIRPSSGEILAIAQTKAADEEGNIATMGQYPPGSTFKIISAGAGIEKQGLTPDSIVPCPRSMDIYGRIVNNYAGFGLGSVPLETAFARSCNTTFADISTQLKPGELQAVGKQFGLGIDYDIPGLDSMTGSIPEGKEPLDRTEAGYGQGLDLASPFGMALVSATAAAGKTPTPYLIKGKETKASEQAPGLSREAIAGLKRMMRAVVTSGTATGMGAAGEIYGKTGEAEINGGSHSWFTGYRDDVAFATLIVLGGGSEAAVAVTDRMFRNIDESLDGPAPQ, from the coding sequence ATGGGTACACGGCTGGCTGCGCTTCTTTCGATCCTCGCGCTCGCATTCACAGCCACAGCCTGTACGCCCAAACCCAAGTCCGCGGAACCCACGGCACAGGACTTCCTCGAGGCGTTGTCACAGTTTGACGTCGATACGCTTGCTTCGCTTGTCGACGACCCCACCCGCGCCCGCGAATCCGCCAACGCCACGATCGCCGGCATGCAGGCCGACGGCCTTACCACAACACTGAAAAGCGTCACCCAGCAAGAAAACCTAGCGACGGCCGCCTACACGCTCGACTGGAAGCTCCCGCGCGAGCGCCACGTCTCCTTCGACGCGACGATGACCCTGACCCAATCCAACGGGCAGTGGACTGTGCGTTGGCAGCCGTCGATTCTGCACCCGCGCCTCGGCGTGAACCAGCATTTGGAGTTGCGTGCCATCCCCGCCGCCCAGGCATCGGTTGTGTCCTCTGACGGGGTTGCGCTGCTTAAACCCGGGATCGCGTATCGGGTGCTCGTCGATAAGAATGCGATTGGTAACGCAACGGGTGCCGCCAACGCGATTGCCGCGGCCTTGGAAGAAGCGCACGCCCAGGACAAAACCGTTCCCACCGTCAACGCCCAAGACTTAGCGCAAGAGATTTCCAAAGCGGAAGGAACCTATTCGGTGGCGGTGGTGCCGGTGGGGGCGAAGGCGATCGTCGAGAAGCAACTGGGCTCAATTGCTGGCGTGCGGTTGAACGAAGAGGCCGCGATGGTCAACGCCGACCCGACGTTTGCGCCGGACATCATGGCGCGCGTGGGGCAGGTTGTGGGCGAGGACCTCACGGGCGATGCGGGGTGGAAGATCGCGATCGTCAACGCTGAGGGCAACGAATTCGAAGACGTTCACCGCGCCGAGCCAAATCCCTCACCCGCGATCGGGATCTCACTGTCCCACCGCGTGCAGATCGCCGCGGAGAAAGCACTCGAGCCTATCGACGATCGGAAGGCCATGATCGTGGCAATCCGACCGTCGTCAGGCGAAATTTTGGCGATTGCACAGACAAAAGCCGCCGATGAAGAAGGCAACATCGCGACGATGGGCCAATACCCGCCGGGCTCGACCTTCAAGATCATCTCCGCGGGCGCGGGAATTGAAAAACAGGGACTGACGCCGGATTCGATCGTGCCGTGCCCACGGTCGATGGATATCTACGGGCGCATCGTGAACAACTACGCCGGGTTCGGGCTGGGCAGCGTGCCACTGGAGACCGCATTCGCGCGGTCCTGCAACACGACATTCGCCGATATTTCCACCCAGCTCAAACCCGGCGAACTACAGGCAGTGGGCAAACAGTTCGGCCTGGGGATCGATTACGACATCCCCGGACTGGACTCCATGACCGGTTCGATCCCGGAGGGCAAAGAGCCACTCGACCGCACCGAAGCCGGGTACGGCCAGGGCCTCGATTTGGCCAGCCCGTTCGGCATGGCGTTGGTGTCCGCGACGGCCGCCGCCGGGAAGACCCCGACGCCGTACCTGATCAAAGGCAAAGAGACCAAAGCTAGCGAGCAGGCCCCCGGGCTGAGCCGCGAGGCCATCGCGGGCCTGAAGCGCATGATGCGCGCCGTGGTGACCAGCGGCACCGCCACCGGCATGGGCGCCGCCGGCGAAATCTACGGCAAGACCGGTGAAGCCGAAATCAACGGTGGCTCCCACTCCTGGTTCACCGGGTACCGCGACGACGTGGCCTTTGCCACCCTCATCGTTTTAGGCGGCGGGTCCGAAGCCGCCGTCGCCGTGACCGACCGCATGTTCCGCAACATCGACGAGTCCCTCGACGGCCCCGCGCCCCAGTAG
- a CDS encoding HNH endonuclease signature motif containing protein has translation MNFTQLIDTLKGSGLDALESFDMSAALNAGIKPSTAKAWQAVHEAYYGTTRARKQQRIAREAARVSGKTLEQLALIERHLARETDNARRRELRLELLRADGGYDALNRRAKTLIPEEEATPQDSFRTTASRGGKRSVYITADEHFIADLEHAMRAYSKAMFAARDTQGDEAGGGVFVPNSRQMLTAFVAFIRGGLPTSSAPPPGAADHGGAGAPRSECSCGGECVCSAPPRAGAFCSCGKCTCDGTIPVAVPRPLLLVPVHAHLRVLSGGGDEVSLVMTDGTEISGAEYLERFFADPSYGFEAALFHPEEGAVNLYDVERYANTKQADLARAVTPVCPVPGCKVPAQYCQIHHITAWSKGGHTNMSNLTVLCPYHNQINNDDPDTPTGGWRHAGSVRTFSSAPMWVSPTGHAVPNPHKAYRRGAMWSLFGDPRRRGAGPTYRGTPRGTSSGNDPP, from the coding sequence ATGAATTTCACGCAGCTCATTGACACGTTAAAGGGATCGGGGTTGGATGCCCTCGAGTCCTTTGACATGTCTGCTGCGCTTAACGCGGGCATCAAGCCGTCGACCGCGAAAGCCTGGCAGGCGGTGCACGAGGCGTACTACGGCACGACGCGGGCGCGCAAACAACAGCGCATCGCGCGGGAGGCTGCTCGGGTGAGCGGGAAAACGCTGGAGCAGCTCGCGTTGATCGAGCGGCACCTCGCGCGAGAGACAGACAACGCGCGGCGACGCGAGCTGCGGCTAGAGCTTTTGCGTGCCGACGGTGGCTACGACGCCCTGAACCGCCGGGCGAAAACCTTGATCCCTGAGGAAGAAGCGACGCCGCAGGACTCCTTCCGCACGACCGCCTCGCGCGGCGGGAAGCGGTCGGTGTACATCACCGCCGACGAGCACTTCATCGCCGACCTTGAGCACGCGATGCGCGCGTATTCGAAAGCGATGTTCGCGGCCCGCGATACGCAAGGCGATGAGGCTGGCGGTGGCGTCTTCGTTCCCAACAGCAGGCAAATGCTCACGGCGTTCGTGGCGTTCATTCGCGGAGGCTTACCGACGTCATCCGCGCCGCCCCCAGGCGCCGCGGATCATGGTGGGGCCGGGGCTCCGCGCTCAGAGTGCTCGTGCGGCGGCGAGTGCGTCTGTTCTGCGCCTCCGCGCGCTGGGGCGTTCTGCAGCTGCGGAAAATGCACCTGCGACGGCACGATCCCCGTTGCCGTTCCGCGGCCGCTGCTTCTTGTGCCTGTTCACGCGCACCTTCGCGTCCTGTCCGGTGGCGGCGATGAAGTGAGCTTGGTCATGACCGATGGCACTGAGATTTCCGGTGCGGAATACTTGGAGCGGTTCTTTGCTGATCCGTCGTACGGCTTTGAGGCTGCGTTGTTCCACCCGGAAGAGGGCGCTGTGAACCTGTACGACGTTGAGCGCTACGCCAACACTAAACAGGCCGACTTGGCCCGCGCCGTGACACCCGTGTGCCCCGTACCGGGGTGCAAGGTTCCGGCGCAGTATTGCCAGATTCACCACATCACCGCCTGGAGCAAAGGCGGCCACACCAACATGTCGAACCTGACTGTCCTGTGCCCGTACCACAACCAGATCAACAACGACGATCCCGATACGCCAACCGGCGGGTGGCGGCACGCGGGAAGCGTCCGCACGTTCTCATCCGCTCCGATGTGGGTGTCCCCCACCGGGCACGCTGTGCCCAACCCGCACAAAGCCTATCGACGAGGCGCCATGTGGTCCCTCTTCGGCGATCCCCGGCGACGCGGGGCCGGCCCCACCTACCGGGGAACGCCCAGGGGAACATCCAGCGGAAATGATCCGCCCTAG
- the map gene encoding type I methionyl aminopeptidase produces the protein MSRSGLLTPGRPTPIRTVPEDIERPEYVWKDAVQENIGEPYVQPPEVIEAMREACTIAADALEAAGAAVAPGVTTDEIDRIAHEYMLDHGAYPSTLGYRGYPKSCCTSLNEIVCHGIPDTTVIQEGDICNIDVTAYKNGVHGDTNATFLAGEVSEEHRLLVERTHEATMRGIKAAKPGREINVIGRVIESYAKRFGYNVVTDFTGHGVGPTFHNGLVILHYDSDAYTDVLEPGMTLTIEPMINLGALPYRMWDDGWTIQNIDGRYTAQFEHTIVITEEGNEILTIPTSQR, from the coding sequence ATGTCTCGTTCAGGTTTGCTCACTCCAGGTCGTCCAACTCCCATCCGCACGGTGCCCGAAGACATCGAGCGCCCTGAGTACGTGTGGAAGGATGCGGTCCAGGAGAACATCGGCGAGCCTTACGTCCAGCCCCCGGAGGTCATCGAGGCCATGCGCGAGGCGTGCACCATCGCCGCTGACGCGCTTGAGGCCGCGGGGGCAGCGGTGGCACCAGGCGTAACGACGGATGAAATCGACCGCATCGCCCACGAATACATGCTGGACCACGGCGCGTACCCCTCAACGCTGGGTTACCGGGGCTACCCGAAGTCCTGCTGCACTTCGCTGAATGAGATCGTGTGCCACGGCATCCCGGACACCACGGTGATCCAGGAGGGTGACATCTGCAACATTGACGTCACCGCCTACAAAAACGGTGTCCACGGCGACACCAACGCGACGTTCCTCGCCGGCGAGGTGAGCGAGGAGCACCGCTTGCTCGTCGAGCGCACCCACGAAGCGACCATGCGCGGCATCAAAGCCGCTAAACCGGGCCGCGAGATCAATGTGATCGGCCGCGTCATTGAGTCGTACGCGAAGCGTTTCGGCTACAACGTTGTCACGGATTTCACGGGCCACGGCGTCGGCCCGACGTTCCACAATGGCCTGGTCATCTTGCACTATGACTCTGACGCTTACACGGATGTCCTCGAGCCGGGCATGACTTTGACCATCGAGCCGATGATCAACCTGGGCGCCCTGCCGTACCGCATGTGGGACGACGGCTGGACGATCCAGAACATCGATGGCAGGTACACCGCGCAGTTTGAACACACCATCGTGATCACTGAAGAGGGCAACGAAATCCTCACCATCCCCACCTCGCAGAGGTAA
- the mtr gene encoding mycothione reductase: MKHYDIIIIGSGSGNSFPTEEFDDCSIALVEEGPRFGGTCLNSGCIPTKMYVVAADTAATAADSSKLGIDMTFEGADWPAIVDRVFAHRVDIIARGGEDYRRGDECPNVNLYNGHAEFTGPKTLRTSIDGEPATISGDTIIIAAGSRPFIPPVIAESGVEFHTNEDIMRLPQQPESLTILGGGYIAMEFAHVFQSLGTHVRIVNRSPLMRHLDKDIHDRFNAQAAPRYETHLGRVVTAATTSPDGGVTLTLDDDTTVTSSALLVATGRVPNSDRLGLEASGIDVRDDGRIVVDDYGRTTCDGVWAVGDVSSPYMLKHVANAELRAVRHNVLCVADAQNDPSRAGMIPLPHDHVPSAVFTYPQLASVGMTEQQALDAGHDVTCKIQAYGDVAYGWAMEDTTSAVKLIADRSTGRLLGAHYMGPQAATLIQQMVTVMAFDLDLRKVARHQYWIHPALTEVTENAILGLDLDFPPA; this comes from the coding sequence ATGAAGCACTACGACATCATCATCATCGGCTCCGGCTCCGGCAACTCCTTCCCCACAGAAGAATTCGACGACTGCTCAATCGCACTGGTCGAAGAAGGCCCGCGTTTTGGCGGCACCTGCCTGAACTCCGGGTGCATCCCCACGAAGATGTACGTTGTCGCGGCCGACACCGCGGCAACGGCCGCCGACTCGTCCAAACTGGGCATCGACATGACGTTTGAGGGCGCCGACTGGCCCGCGATCGTCGATCGCGTCTTCGCGCACCGCGTGGACATCATCGCGCGCGGCGGCGAGGACTACCGACGCGGCGACGAGTGCCCCAACGTGAACCTCTACAACGGCCACGCGGAGTTCACCGGCCCGAAAACGCTGCGCACGTCCATCGACGGCGAACCCGCCACGATCAGCGGCGACACCATCATCATCGCCGCCGGATCCCGCCCGTTCATTCCGCCGGTGATCGCAGAATCTGGTGTGGAGTTCCACACGAACGAGGACATCATGCGGCTGCCGCAGCAGCCGGAATCACTCACGATCCTCGGCGGCGGCTACATCGCGATGGAATTCGCCCACGTCTTCCAGTCCCTGGGCACGCACGTGAGGATCGTGAATCGCTCGCCGCTGATGCGCCACCTGGACAAAGACATCCACGACCGCTTCAATGCCCAAGCCGCGCCACGCTACGAAACCCACCTGGGGCGCGTGGTCACGGCCGCCACCACCTCACCCGATGGCGGTGTCACGCTCACGCTTGACGACGACACGACCGTCACCTCTTCCGCCCTTCTCGTCGCCACCGGCCGCGTCCCCAACAGCGACCGGCTAGGCCTGGAGGCGAGCGGAATCGACGTGCGTGACGACGGCCGCATCGTAGTCGACGACTACGGCCGCACCACCTGCGACGGCGTCTGGGCCGTCGGCGACGTGTCCTCGCCCTATATGCTCAAGCACGTTGCCAACGCCGAGCTGCGCGCGGTGCGCCACAACGTTTTGTGCGTCGCGGACGCACAAAACGACCCGTCCCGCGCCGGCATGATCCCCCTGCCCCACGACCACGTCCCGTCGGCCGTGTTCACCTATCCGCAGCTCGCCTCCGTCGGCATGACAGAGCAGCAGGCGCTCGACGCCGGCCACGACGTCACCTGCAAAATCCAAGCCTACGGCGACGTCGCTTACGGCTGGGCCATGGAAGACACAACTAGTGCCGTGAAGCTCATCGCTGACCGCTCCACGGGCCGACTCCTCGGAGCCCACTACATGGGCCCGCAGGCAGCAACCTTGATCCAACAGATGGTCACCGTCATGGCCTTCGATCTGGATCTTCGCAAGGTCGCCCGCCACCAATACTGGATCCACCCCGCCCTGACCGAAGTCACGGAAAACGCGATCCTGGGACTCGATCTCGACTTCCCGCCGGCGTAG
- a CDS encoding alpha/beta hydrolase gives MTTVWHPDELGDGFEYTTIPLGTDPDGEGTVETVLVRAVPGPGHSIDPAKPALLWVHGMSDYFFQDHVARHYLEQGYPFYGVDLRKCGRAHKADQRWHYTTDMRYYHADLTAVARMLADEHGAIIPMGHSTGGLNVILWADDMRRNDPETHSLIAGLVLNSPWVDLQFPELFIKVAAPVVRAVGKRWPLMTLPISGEATYGESIHAGAHGRWEYDLVKKRPGGHQKYLGWLRAVIEGQAQIHDRDIDTGVPTLTLCSAKSYLGKPYSKEADTADSVLEVEQIKRWAPTLSDNAELAVIDGALHDVFLSQPEVLDEAYRVTDAWIERVSEARP, from the coding sequence ATGACAACTGTGTGGCACCCAGATGAACTGGGCGACGGCTTCGAGTACACGACGATCCCCTTAGGCACGGATCCTGACGGCGAAGGCACGGTCGAAACCGTCCTCGTGCGCGCGGTGCCCGGCCCGGGGCACTCCATCGACCCAGCAAAACCCGCGTTGCTATGGGTCCACGGAATGTCCGACTACTTCTTCCAAGACCACGTCGCCCGCCACTACCTTGAGCAGGGCTACCCGTTTTACGGCGTGGACTTGCGCAAGTGCGGTCGCGCGCACAAAGCCGACCAACGCTGGCACTACACCACGGACATGCGTTACTACCACGCAGATCTCACGGCGGTCGCGCGCATGCTTGCCGACGAACACGGGGCCATCATCCCCATGGGCCACTCCACCGGCGGCCTCAACGTGATCCTGTGGGCCGACGACATGCGCCGTAATGACCCGGAGACGCACTCGCTGATCGCCGGGTTGGTCCTGAACAGCCCGTGGGTTGATCTGCAATTCCCCGAATTGTTCATTAAGGTGGCCGCGCCGGTGGTTCGGGCCGTCGGCAAGCGATGGCCCTTGATGACGCTGCCGATTTCCGGCGAGGCGACCTACGGCGAATCGATCCACGCGGGGGCGCATGGGCGCTGGGAATATGACCTGGTGAAGAAGCGTCCCGGCGGCCACCAGAAATACCTGGGGTGGCTGCGCGCCGTGATCGAAGGCCAAGCGCAAATCCACGACCGCGACATCGACACCGGCGTACCTACGCTCACGCTGTGTTCCGCTAAGTCCTACCTGGGCAAACCCTATTCAAAGGAAGCAGACACCGCTGATTCGGTGCTGGAAGTAGAGCAGATCAAGCGCTGGGCGCCGACGCTGTCGGACAACGCGGAGCTCGCGGTTATCGACGGCGCGCTCCACGACGTATTCCTCTCCCAGCCAGAGGTCCTCGACGAGGCCTACCGCGTAACCGACGCGTGGATCGAGCGTGTGAGCGAGGCCCGCCCATGA